The sequence AATAATTTAGAAACGAACCAATTAACATGCTCTTCATTTTCTTGGAGAACATTCTCAACTGTCATTGTCGTTGGAATAGAATGCGTATGCTACATACAGCCTAAGACCTCACTTGATATATATCAAAAAGAACATCCAATTAGGCAAATAGACTAAAGATATTTCTTAGTTAATTAACACATTATATGCCATAAAAACAGAATCTCATATTATAATCAACGCATTGGTGTGTCTTAAATAGGCGACACAAGCAAGCAATATAGCAAAATAGGCATGCTACGGAATCTAAAAGATTTTTCTACAAAATTAATGCTgttcaatcaatcaaaaaaaaaaagtgtttcttATGTTCAAGTTTCATTTCATTACAAGCGAGCAGCGAAGGAACTTTTACCTAGTGCACCCTTACACAATGAAAAATTTTCTTCCGCCTTGTCCTGCTCTGCCAATGCTGAGGGAGAGTAGCTAGTCGGCAAGTTATGTTGATGTTGGATGTTGTTTTCAATCTATAAAGAGTGGTCCAAATCAACCATATGAAAAGTTTCCGTCACACATACATGATGGCTGATGCAATTTCTCATGGACGGACGTGCAAATTGGTCCTATAGACTAGTCATTGCGATTAAAATGGTTGTCCACACAATTATTGCCATCCAAAATAATTGGTGACTTTAAGTTTCAGCCTAAAAATATCTTCATTCTCTTATCCATCAAAAATATCTTGGTTCTTCATTTTGTCTGGATTAGCTAAGTTCCAAATTATCAACCATTAGTAATAATACTAATGCAGAAAAAATCTATGTTTTCTTTGTTATGCAAATAAAAGAGGTTGCACTTGGTGCCTAAGCAGATTTTTGCCAATTTTTGCATTCAGAGAAGAGAGAAATGAAGAACATTGTTTCTACTACGTACAATATGCCATTAGAAAAAATGACAAATTCGGTGTGGATGATGATAAAGGAAGAGTACGATCACAATGAGAGAGCAGCGTCATCTTTACTTTATAAACTAGGTGTAGCTTTAGCTATCTCAGCTGTTGGATTCCTTTATATTCATGCCATGAGAAAAACACGTCCGAACCGATATAGTTCCTCGCGCACGCCTTTTCCAGGTTGGTGGATCATTTGCTTTCATTTGTATCTATTCTTGTGTATGATTTTTGGTTTTTGCTGATAATTTATGCTTGTTTTATTCAGATGAAAGTTATAAGATTGGAATAAACCAGGGTACGTCGCCGTCCTTGTTGAAACCTGCTGCGGATTctacagaaatctctcaaaatgcCAATGACTTGCTTGAAGAGTTTGTTTTGCTCAAGGACTTTAACCCCAACACTGGTGTATCTCCAAGGAAAGAATTTGAGGAGCCAGGAAGCGAAACAAAAGCCGGTTCTGAGAATGACATTTTAGAGCTCACTAACATGCTAAAGGATCTTCGAGAAAAAGAGAAGCATATTGAGATCCAATTGCTTGAGCATTATGGActcaaaggaaaagaaaatgcaGTTATGGAGATTCATAATCAATTGAAACTTAATAGTGTAGAAAGTAAAGTATTTGGTCTCAAGATTGAGTCATTGTTGGCTGATAAACGACGACTCGAAGAGCAAGTTGCGGACCGTCTAAAAGTTGTGGCCGAGCTTGAATCTGCAAAAGCAACCATAAAACTCTTAAACTGGAAGATCAAGTCTGATGCCGAACATAAACAAGAAGAGATATTATCTTCACATGGTTTCGACAACAAATTAAACGAATTACCGAAAGATAATTCAACGTATGAAAATTATGATATGTTGAAAAAATTGGAGACAAAACAACCCAAGGGTTATGTCACTTTGAGTGCTTCAGAGGTATTTCATTAAATTTCTTACAAATACTTCAGGTTTTCTTGCATTACTGTTCTGTTAACGGAGACTATTTGTTCATTTGTTGCAGGCAGAGGCATTGCGAATAACTAATAGccgtttgagaaaagaaaatggCGAACTAGTGAAGGAAATAGATCACCTGCAGAAGAAA comes from Papaver somniferum cultivar HN1 chromosome 7, ASM357369v1, whole genome shotgun sequence and encodes:
- the LOC113295897 gene encoding protein CHUP1, chloroplastic-like, which encodes MKNIVSTTYNMPLEKMTNSVWMMIKEEYDHNERAASSLLYKLGVALAISAVGFLYIHAMRKTRPNRYSSSRTPFPDESYKIGINQGTSPSLLKPAADSTEISQNANDLLEEFVLLKDFNPNTGVSPRKEFEEPGSETKAGSENDILELTNMLKDLREKEKHIEIQLLEHYGLKGKENAVMEIHNQLKLNSVESKVFGLKIESLLADKRRLEEQVADRLKVVAELESAKATIKLLNWKIKSDAEHKQEEILSSHGFDNKLNELPKDNSTYENYDMLKKLETKQPKGYVTLSASEAEALRITNSRLRKENGELVKEIDHLQKKQSEDAKEHVYYKWVNACLRYELRNHQAPRGKFLARDLSKTLSPRSEGKAKQLILEYANSEMATGQSMTSMDFQSESNIPELGQIDEFSSFDNNYSAAQMKKSRRAKLFRKIKNIVLYKGSDHTDGTSSLGSTTTSSLPPGRRRSIFSGDRGSNCSPMSGAHAPNIPRPTLPSRLTGPGRRSYKER